TTCTAGGAAGAACAGAGGGCATTTAATAAAACAGCGCTTTAGGCTGGAAGTTAAGACTCATCTGTCTGGACTAGAACACTGGACAAGAAAGCAGACTCAAACCTCACACGCTTTCTCATTTGACCCTGCAAGTCCGTatggctgctgcttccccagctgcaAGCACCCAGACAGGGCACACATGGAAGAGCGTTATACAGTATTGCCCTCATGGTCAGGTCTACTTCTCTGGCCTGTATAAAGCCTAGCATGTCGAGCTGGGATTTTACAAATTACTGCCATACAAAGAGGTATAGTGCTCTGCTTAAAACGAGAAGAGATTCTTATACAATGGTAGTCTGCCTCTGTGACGGAGACGATATAAACTACAGATGGACACAGAAAACCAGTTGTACTGGAAAAAACACCTAAACCTGAGTGCTTTAAGGAAACTTCAGCTCATGATATGTGATAGGTACTTTGATGTGTATTTCCATACCCAACAGCAAACTCTAAGCACACTTAAAACTCACTACTATGGCTGTCTGAAATACTATTATCAATATTTAGGGAAGCTGATGAGGAACAGGTTCACAATCTGCAGGGTACTCAGATAAACAGAACCACAGACGATGTTTCCTCTCaatgtttctgtgaaaaggaTAGATACGATCTTACTTTCCAGAGTAAAGAACATGAATGTCATCAGGTCTCGTTGCACACGGTCCGACTGCATTCtcagccaaacaaaaaacagcatGAAGATTGTCTTTAAAACCCTGTAACAACAACAGGAGAGAAATAGGGTTTGATTCACATCGACCTAATTTATTGTGACTGAAATCAACAAGGGATTACAACTCCTTGACAGCAGTGCCACCAATTACATGGGAAATGTGGGGAATGTCCTGTGTCTTGAAGCTGAGGCCAAGAGCTATAGAAAGCAGGTGAGGAGGTAACATCTAATGCTGGTTTTAGAGTTCTCACTGGAGAGTGAATAAAAGCCTGTACGCATGTGACAGACAAATGGGGAAGGGATCTACAAAGCCCTTGTCAATTAAGCAGTGATCAGTACAATCTCCTCTCAGCGGCAAGGTATCTGAAGTAAAACAACTTTTATATGCAGTGTGCAGATACAACTGGAGGGGGTTACGTTTAGTCAAACCTGATTCCCTGGGAAGGGCGCGTTCAGCTCTTTACAGCCAGCTCCTGTAAGATCTTCACTAGCACAACTCCAAACCCCACTGAGctcaccaaaaccaaaccccaagtCACTGAACTACAGCGTCCCCGTATGAAAATCAGCAGAATACATCTCCAAAGATGTGACACTTCACTCACCTCATTGTAATACAACTCTAACATTGACTTACAACAGAGATCACAAACAACAGATCCACACTGTGTAACTCCTTCACCTTTCGTAGCCACAAAGGGCTACGAAATCCAATCAAGGATGCTTTCAATGTGACAGTTACAAAGGCTTATGAGAGGGCATTACACAGCCAGCCAGGATGCTTGGGATTATTCTCCAAACCGTGtattttccactgcttttatttagtCTCCAATAACAACAAAGATACAACTGGGGCTATTTGAGAAATTGAGCTCCTTCCCATCATTTCTGCCACACTGCGGAAGAGTCTAGAGTAACAGTGGAAGATGATGGTAATAATAAACGCTAGTATGCAGCCATTTGTGAACTGTATGCTTTCCCTAAAAAAACAACGCCAGGTGAACAGATTCCACCTCTGAGAATTTTGTTGGAAAGTAACTTGGATCGTGGCAATCCTGGAACGTGGTGGTACTCATGTCTCAGTGGATCTTCCAGCTGCCAACGACACAGCTCGCTGCCCTTCAGCGTCCAACTTCACCACAGGCCAGATACAAGCTACCAGGATCTatcctctctctttccatgtataaaaaaaacccaccaaaaataTCCATGGCTAAGACAAATTAGGATTAGgttggattttttggggggtggcTGTTTGttgtggtgggggtttttttgtttgttttggggttttttttatgtatcATTCCTGCTGGGAGGCACACAGcattttcaaattcctttttttcttttcttttcccttagcCTCCTCTCTTCTGGTATATACCATTTCTGGTTTACTTTGGTTTAACATCAAGTGCTTATACAGCTATGGATGATATTTTAAGATTTATGATGATTTTGTTATTTATACAATGGCTGTATTGTGTGAAGGGATCCTAGGAACAGAAAGGGAgacagcagcatttaaaaaataaaaacacagatcCTCAACTGGGGTAGCTAGCCTTAAAAACTTCAGATTCCTGGGGAAACCAAGGCCAGTTTTACTGTCAATCTCTTGATAAAAGTCCACAGCTGAAGAAATCTGGACTTGCTGAATCAGCTCATGTTCTGAAGTTTAAAGGGCAAACGCATCAATcaaaacctttcaaaataacAGGCAGCATCTAGAAGCCATAAAGTAACTTAGCAGTTTCTAGTCCAGCCAGTGGGCAAACAGCATTGTTGATGAGATAACCTTCCATCTATGACCCTTTGCTCTTCCATAATGGTCTGTGCAGCAAAACCCCCTCTATTCATAATCTGTCACTGGACCGCACCAAATTTTTCTCCTCCCAAGTGGGAGATGTGGTTAATCTACTgccaaaaaatgaaaacctgctTCCAGAATTAGTTGCCTTTTCCTGAGTCTCATTCTGTCTGTTCAAAAGCAGGATTCACTACGTTAGCATGCAGGCTcaagaaggatttaaaaaatttaagtgaatgtttttctcttctcccttgtGCTGGAAAGCTCACAACGGATGAAATGCATCTTTCTAGGAAAAATCACTCGCTTAATTTTGCTATCTAAAGCCTTTTTAAATCATGTTGTAAAACTGTTGAACAGCATGTAGGCAGATATTTTCTGGAGATGGATAATAACCTCTGCCCCTCTTCCCGCTGAGCTTTCTATCCAACACATTTCCAACTTCAGTCTCTGTGACAAAGCATAGCTAATTTAAACCTCTCCCAGCTTTATATTattcttaaaagcatttttaaaaaagtcctGTGACAAATTCTTTCCTGATTATCTGAATTATCTGAATACATTTTCTGCAGGGATTTCATTAACAGGTCTTCTTACATGAGGTTGTAAAATTAAGCAGTGAGatcatgcttttgtttttacataTAAAGGCACAGATTTCTTGTGAGGTATGACAGCTCAGTTTGTCCAAACATATCACTGCCAGTTTATTCATTGCTACAATAATTGCATATGAAATGAATGACAGATCACTTACGTTCACACCTACTGTAATTGTGAATGCAACTTCTCTCAGTGCAGACAATGACACACAAAACTGCTTTGGAAACAAGGAGTGAATCACTGAAAGAACCCACCGCATCCATGGCTTCCCCAGACTCTCCCAAAGCGCTGTGTAAGTTCTAGCTCTTGTCCCTTGCAAACGTGTGACCTAACTTTCTGAAGGACTGAATTATAGAAAGCCAGCCGTTTTGCCTAAGATGCAGCTcacaaatctgttttcaattttaagTCTCTGCAGATAACTGTGAAGTTTACAATCTTTCCACATCAAACGTGCTGCTAGGGCCAAGGCACAGAGCTAAACTCTTGAGAAATGGGAATTTGGCACTGATCATCCCCTGGACAAAGCTTCTGTCAGATCTATGCATTAATCTGCAGCAGTAAATGTTCTTTGAACTTTGGATACTCCTTGGAGGCAATAGCCGCTCTGTCAGCAAGACTCAGTCACTGGATTTGTGGAGAGGGCAGCGTTTTATTGGCAGCGGCCACTTCTTTTCCCCAGTTCATACTGTTAAAGtgcaatatgcatttttttaattcttcatattTCCATACCTGGCTTCTCCTCAGCTCCCCTACTACTTTCTGACCACAGAGCCAAACTGACGACCAGCTCTTGATAGGACTAGAGCTGTCACTTCCCCAGTACGCTAATATTAGAACCGGCACAGGATTTGGAATATGGACAGACTTCATATCGCAGAGTCACTCATCCCCTTCTTTGCTAAGGGACAACAGCTGCCCCAAATCCCACAGCTTAAACAAAATCAGCTCTGGATAACTCAAGTATAAATCTGATTCAAGGAACTAGAAACCACTCAGTCCGCAGAACAAACCCTGAAATTCAAGaaagattcttaaaaaaaatattaacactCAAGCTATTTCTCACAATTCTCAAGATCCCGGTaaagatttgaaatattttcctgaaagagcagaaagagcagAGTGGCTCAAGATCACTAATAGCAGTGGCAGATCAGAACTTCAAGATTAGACTGGCCCCCATGTCTGGGAATACATCCAAAAGCTAGACTGCTCCTTGGCAATGCTGGGATACATGATATCAATTAACACATTTTACTTACTTGCTTTACAGTGGCTTTGAAGGCACCCAAAATAGCAGCTGCTCCACCACAGTCTCGTTTCATTCCAGGCATAGTAGTCTGTTTAAACAGAACcataactttaattttttttttaaaagataatttcagAGCAATGCCTGCTAAAACTAGTGTTTCTGATGCTTCTGCAACTCTGGTCTTGACCGTGTTGAGCTGTAACAGAAACATGGAACATGTGCATCTGCTTACTGGTGGATCTTGCCTTAGAACTGGAAAGTACTAAACCTCTGCTGCTAGtttgttagaaaagaaaaaaagaaaaaggttgtttACAAGATTCGCACTGAAACCAACTCAAATGGGTTTTGGATCTATctacaaaatcagaaattaaaaatctttgtttctaGTTTTTATCCTAGCAGTTGGCAATACTTAAAGGACAAAATATCAGGTAGCTATTTAACTGCTCCGTAAAGTGTTTCTTGAATCCTATTCGGTCTTCTCCCCTGATAGGTTCTGTCCATATGGATGACAGTAGATCAAGTGTTTACTCAAATAAATATACTTTGGTTTCCTTCAGACATTAACTGAATTATTTCCATCAGAAAACAACGCTGtaagcaaaggcagcagaagaaCAAGTGTTTAAGTACCTTTCCCTTAATGCTGAGTCCTCCAGTGTCATACACAATACCCTTGCCCACCCATGCAATGGTCTGCGTAGCACCATCTGGAGTATGACTGAGAACTGCTAGGGCTGGAGGATGCAGAGCTGCCTTGCCAACTCCGTAGATACCTGGAAAACAGAGAATTAAACCACTTGTGGGGAAGAAAGACTAGGGGGCAATCTGTGggtattttctgtaaaacatctTGGAATACTATGGgcaataaaatgtttcaaaaatgtgcaaagaaaacattacaaCGGAGACGGGAAAACATTCCAATTAACTGCTaggagaaaagctgaattttcaaCAAGATATACCTCCAAAGCCTCTCTCTCTCAGCTCCTCATCTCGAATAATGGTAGGAGTAATCCCAAGATCCTTGCCAACTTTTTTGATTTCCttaatcattaaaagaaaaaggacataGTCAGTCAGTCATCAGAAGGACACATTTGTGTCTTTCCACACATATGGGTATCCACATAAGGGTTTTGTGTGACTTCtgtatgcatacacatacaAACATTCACAATTTTGGCCTAATTCCACTGAGACATCCTTGACTTACTATGGCTTGAAATATGAATTTGACCTTTAAGCTCCGCCAATAAAAGAAATCTTCAGAGGTAAAGGCCAGCTGTTCACTCTATTGGTTCGTGATGCAATAGGAcaggaatattttcattctcAACAGCTTTCCAGGTCTTTAGCATAAAATTCATCTGGAAACACGTCAACTTCTGTCCCGTAATTTCAGAACTCTTACACCATTGGGCTTAAGACAACACTAGCACTGGCAAAGAAGCCAGTGTCATGACCGAATCAAGAACTCGTGTCTTCTGACTCCCAGTGCCTTACCCCAAGCTTTACATTCCACCTCCTTCCAACTTAGCAGAGTTCTATGAAATATTAAAGGTCAAAGAAATAGCCTCAGCATCCTTGGACAGGTTCTTTGATGCGCTTCGCTCTGCTGACATACAGGTTTTGCTAAGAGACAGCAACACTAGCTCTTGATTACTGTAGTCTAGACTTAGAATTACTAACCCTTACTCATCAGTGTATTACCTACCTCCAGGAAGTTATCTGTGTTCATCTCATTGCATGGGGTATCCACAATTCGAGCAGCCAGCCTGACTCCTTCTGTAGCACTTGCCAGACACTATGAAAAGAAGTGAGGACACCTGAGAACTGGCCTTGGGCTGGTTTTCTGCATAGCTTTGCATTTAGTCCTACGCAGCCTATACCAGATGCGTGGCTCCTCTGGAGCACATTAATGCTTAACTGCAACCCATCACAGGCAGTTGTACAGTATTAAATAATGTCAACCAAGCTAACCCATTATTTTTTGTATATGTTAAGCTTaagttatttttcctcatgctcTAATTTCTAAGCAACTGTATTCCTTCCCACAGTGAACTGATATTGCAAAATTAATAGCCTTCTCCACTATCAAAGGGAGACCAAGAAGGCAATGTGAggtggaggaaagaaagataaGAAGAAGCCAATTCATGAAGCCACAATGAGCTTGTAGGTTGCTTGGGCTGGAAACCTGCAGAGATTACATAATATACAACATGGGAAACCACAGAGTTTATATATGGCACGCAGAGTGGCTGAGTGCAATAAAGATTACTACTGTAAGACATATGGCAGACCCATGGGGAATGTAGAATATTTCATATTTGCGTGAAACACGCATGCCTCCGTTTCCTCATTCTTGTGGCAGAACGGATGGACCCTCACCCGGACTGAGTAAAAACTTATTTAAGCAAGAGTGGACAGAATCAAAATGGTCCACAGTGAGCATGCCAAGGCTGTCTCCTTAAAGAAGGATCCTCTTGGCAAAAAGGACAATGGGGGCACCAGACTCTCAGCTTCAACTTCTAACTCCTGTGAATCAACAACTCGAAACAAAAAGACTAGGTGGAAGGAAGCTCTGTTCAAGCTCTCCAGTAGCCACACCGCACTGAAGACCACACACAGCAGAAGGGTAAGTCAAGATGGGTTTCAAAGGAATCTGATGTGTTGGTTAGTTATTCATACTGAGGTATCTGAAGTTTGGCTTGGCCAGACTGGCCTAAGGACTCTATACATTCTGTATCCCAGCAGACTCATAAACCTCGGCTTGCTTTGGAATGGTGCCCCATTCCCTACAATTATTTTTGATTGCTTTACTTCCCCTAAAGGGATAAGGACCTCCTCAGGAGCCAAGCTCGGTTTGAAGTGATTCACCGTTAGGGCCGTGCAGGTAAATGGAGGTGCTCTAACCCAAAGGTCAAGTCCAAGGGAAATAATAtgacttacaaaaataaactgtgcCTGGGTTTGGCTTCCAGGGTACTAAAAAGAACCTTGATAATGGCAGCCTTGTAAAACTGACCATCCCTGCTAGTCCTCACTGTAACATATCCTGGACAATGCAGTAGgtgcaaaacacagcaacatGCCGAGGGAGAGGTTTAGCTAAAAAGATCCTACCACATGCCTCTTCCATACTCTACATTAGCTGTCTGGTGAGGTTGAATTTAAGGGGTGAAAACTTAGCTTGGAGGAAGCCAGTAATAGTTTTGGCATTGATATCAAGGGGAAGACCAGGAGGTAGAAAccatttcagctttgttttataGTTATAAATAACCCAAGTGGTTTGGAATCTACCTATCTGAAGGAACTGGTTTTGACACCAGTCatgttttttctgatttagGGCATGGAAAAATTGAGTGATCAACAGTTGTACTCATAGCACGTCTGTCTTTGTCACTTTCCTGAAAACTGGTCTGACATCATTTGCCACGGCCAACTCAACTCGTAGAGTAAGGACAAAGTGTAGaggaaaatatactgaaattgaaaaaaaaaacaaccctaaagCTGCAATTCTGCGAATTTCAGATGCAGCAACACTGCCTCTTTTGTCAAATCCCTTGCCAAAAGTTTTAATGGATTTGTATAACCTCCCTAACCAATCAGCTAAGTGAGTGTCCATCTGTACTGAAGCACAGAACCTGGAGCACTGACCAGGAAGCTGCCTAACAGCTGAAACGCAAACCTTGGAATAGCTTTTAAGTTAGGATCTTGGAAGAGGAATGATCTACCATGCTAAAAGTTACCTGATAAGGCGTTTCCTCTCTATAACAGTCATGTGCAAGGGAAACAGTCTTTGATTATCTGCTATTGAAAGACAACTCAGATGTATTTAACTGTTATGTATAGCTCATCTCCAAGCTGTACTGCTTCTTAGGGTCTTGTTTATGGCTACAGCTCTGCTAGAAAAACTCTGCCAAAGACGTACATCAGACAGAAATAGAAGAGGCCATATGTGATCCCAGAATAAGCAATTTTTAGTAACTTCACTGTGATAGTCACCTGCACAACCACATCCAGATTTTGCCCTGGTAAAAGAAACTAAGAAGCCCCCACACTGAAGGTAATATAATGttaaatgctaaaaatacacTATTTGCATCCATGacaaacaagagaaaagagaaattttctttgtgctacgtgtttgctgttttccagcctGAAATCTGAGTAACAGATTTCCTGCAGTAATAATATGTTCAATATTTCTACTCACAGTTGCTGTGAACTGATCAATCTCAAGGCACTTTGACCTAGGATAATGTATTACTTTAGATATCACACCTATTCCAAACGCAGCCCGAGACAGATGTATTTGTGCATGCAacaaattgaagaaaataaataaataaatcaaggaATAATGGAAACAACTGATGAtggaaaacccccaaaatcttACTTTAAGTGTCGCCACTTCTATTGGTCCATTGTTTTGTCCAACCAGGAAAAACTCTACTGttacagttttcttctctgtgcgTCTTGATGCACTGGACCGATGCGTGAACAACGGGAAAGCCCTGGCCAACGCACAAGCAGAAGCGAAGACTTCAGACCGCTCACAGACCATCTGAAACACCAGCCAGAAGACAAACAAGTCAGACAACATTAAGGATGTGGAAGACTACATTAAAAAGGATGTTACCTGTGATATTATTGAtgaatagggaaaaaaaaaaaaaaaaaaaaggctggaaaaaacTGATGTCTGAATCAAGACATACTCGTACGCCATGTTTTGCACGGAGTAGGTGGCAGTATAAGCAGCACCACACTGAACTGGTTCACTCATCTCCCATATGGAAATGAACTGCACTGCTGGACTTGACTATGTGGGAATCAGTACATCCTGATAAGGGAGCTGGACTACATTAATTATACTAGTGCAATTAACACAGGTTGGCCTACAGATCAAGACAAAAAAGCACAGGAATCATCAACGTgtgttcaaaacaaacagagaaatgaTATGAGGATGCGGCTAATATCAACCTGAAGCTTTTTAACACGTTGACTATTCTTCTGAAGTTCATTACAGAAAGTACcaacaaaaagcagttttagctaaacattttcaaagttaactacaagggaaaaaatttAAGTAGAGTTATTACTCTTGCAAATAAGTTTTCCCAGTAAAGAAGATAATTAGATTTTGTTGCTGACATGATTATGTGAGCTTTCTCTAACAACCTAGAAATCTGATTTAATCTGGAGGAGCCGTAGAAACAAGTAACAAATTCGTCAAGCTCATACAGAAGATGACCAAAGCAGTCCAAGAGCTTGTCCTGCAAaggactcacactggagcagtaGTTTGCactaaaacttttaaaattcactgaaTAACACAAACAAGACACCTTAAATGGGTTATGTGATATAGACATAGCACCCTGCATGCAGGCTACATCAATCTTCTACAGTATGTGCTAATGTCATAAATCCTGGTTGAAAAAAGCCACTCCTGGTTCCCTTTGCGTGGACATTCCTAGCTAAAGACATTCCATATATATCCAACCTTAATTCCCTCCAATTGCTTGAGCATGCATAAGTTATTATAGTTAGGTCTTGTTTATGCGTCAGTGCAAAACCACTTATAAATGTCAGCATAATTATATGGGTAAAACTTGCCCACCTCCAGTCTCCTTGGATACGGCTAAAATCCTGAAAAGTTGAGAAAATACTTGACTAGATATTTCACCAGAAGCATTTCCAAACAGCCACTTACAACAATACATCTGTTGACACCTCCAGGAAGGCAATTTCTGACCAGGCGGGTGATGAACTGAGCTGCAGATGGACTATTGTGTCGGCTGACCCTGGAAGGCAAAGCGGCCACAGTGGCGTAATTCAGGTAGAGAGGACAGCTGTCCGTGGGGTTTGGATTCAGGGTGCTTAAAGCGGATTGCCAgatctggggagaaaaagagaatttaaagaACTGTATCAGACTTTTCTTTCCGTCGCATTCCCACTACATTTAGGCACCCTCTAATTACAGGATTTTAGGTgttgatcttaaaggtcttttccaacctaaacgattctatgcTTCTATATGCGcacacttttaaataaaataacctcTAAAGCgaaaagagacaggaaaatacAACGGACCTGTTTATTaaccagaaaacacaaatgcacTTTCCATTACAAGCATCTCTTTTAAGCCGTACAAATTACAATTTAAAACCACATCATCCAGTgcaaaggctgctgcagagcttttATAAGTTGAGACAGTTTTCCTATTGATAAACAGATTGATTTACTAGTCCTCGGCTATTGTTTCACAGagcaatttaattaaaagcaaacaaacaaacaaacaaaaaaggcgGCTAAATATTGTCATAAGTGACTCGGGAGTCCAgcaaaaaacctcccaaacaACAACCTGCCAAACATCTAACGACCTAAAAGCGGCGATGCAAAACATTTATCGTTTTACCAGAAGCCATCACCACCACCCCAACAAACAGCCCGCGGTAGCCCAaagcggggagggggaagcgCTGCCATCTCCTCACCCCGTGCAGGGAGCGAGGCTCAGCCTCCCGCCGGCCATCTGCCACCTGGGAACGCGTGGTTCGGTAATTACGTTAATTGCAGACATCCCCGTGTCGCGCAGGGGAGGGTAAGGCACTTTCCACCCGCCGAGGTGGGCACAAGGGGTGCGGGAGCGAAGCCGCGGTGCTTCACCCGCGGGCAGGGAAGGGCTGCGCGGTTCCCCCGCAGCAGTAACACGCTCCTGCCGGACCCCGCTAGTCGCCCCCGAGCCCAGCCCGCTGAGCGGGGCGAGGACCGGCTCATTTCCCCTTTATTTCTCCGTTAAGGGCCACTCCGAGGCGGTTTCACAGGGTAAAATCCTGCGGCTCTGGGCGTCAAGGCCGGGTTACCCTCCCGCGGGCCCGGCAGGCTCCTTCCCTGCCCGGCCCCCTCACCGCAGCAGGCCCGGCGCCGCGCAGGCAGCCGCAGGCCGGGCGAGCCCCCGCCTCCCCCGCACCACGAGGCCGCTCGAGGCCGGGGCCGCGCTCCCCCCGCGCCGTGGCCGCCGCCTCAGGGGGGGCGTGTGTGGGGCgggggacggacggacggacacGGACGGACTGGGACACCGCGCTCCCGCCGGGGCCCGGCCTCACCTCCTCGGTGACCCGCGGCTGCAGCTTGCCCCGCAGCTGGGCCCAGGGCAGGCGGTGGAGGTTGTGGAGCTGACCCAGGACGAGCAGCGGGCGGCTCTGCGGGTCCGCCTCGCCGGCGCTAGCCTGGAACTCCAGCTGCACGTTCGCCATCTTCCTGCCCCCGGCTCTGctcagcccggcccggcccggcccgaccGCACGGCTCCGCCCGGCGCCGGCTCCACGGGGCGGGCACCACGGCGGCGCGGGCGGCCCCCGGCGGCCGCGCCGGGCACCGCAGGCGGGCAacgcgccgggccgggcggggcaCGGGACCCGGATGCGGCGGAGGGAGCCGGCGCGGTCCGCGGGGGCCCTGGGAGAGCGGGGCCCTTCCCGTCCCCTTCCGAAACGGCCCGACAGCCCCAGCACGGGACCGGCGCCCTCGGCTCTGCGCCCGGGCTCGTTCGCGTCGGGGTTCCCCCCGCAAGACGCGTGTGTGGCGGCGGTGTAACCCCCTTACCCGCGCTGGGAGCTTCGGGCtagaaaaaaagccttgtgCCAGGCCTTTGTGTTGGACCCGGGTTTCGGAAACACACGAGTagatcggggggggggggggggggtcagttTCATAGgttgtagaggaaaaaaatatacgGTAACACAGCTGTGCAAAGTGCGAGATCCCGCGTCCTGCTGCGTGCATCAGATCGTAGAGCGTGTTTCCAGAGAGGAAACATCCGGCTACCTCTGTGTACCCCTGACATGCAGTTGTATCAAGCTCAAAGCCTGTATTTCCCCTTCGTAATACCATCTTAGGATGGACATGCTTGATTTTGAAAGCGTGAAGTTGCATAgggataaaaatggaaaaaagcttaattcctcttttccttATGACGTTAAATATCGGCTAAAACGTACATCTAAAAACTATtccagaaacaggaaaaagttaaaatcaGCTATAAGGTACAGCATGGGAATccactaaaagaaaacaatgttttcctAACACTCACTTTACTATTAAActtaaatgtttgtttaaaaaataataggatATTCATCCTCATCTTTTTGTATTTGCCAAGCCCCTCCTATTAATGTTACATCAGTAGGGAACCGATACTTGTTAATCTGCAGCTATGAAAGATAGGAAAGTCTACACATCAGAAAGGGAGCACACTTCCCCCGGAAAAGTGAATGCTGATGCATATAATGGAAATAcacctaaaaagaaaaaaatacattaggCTGAATTCCAGAAGAGACTTCCTTTGAGTAAGGTCACTTGGTCTCTGAAGGGATATTATGGAAACTTTATTGCCtgatacatttaaaatgagCCTGAATAAAAGATGTAGCAAAATCTGCTGCAGAGGTCTATCACCCATCCTCAGACTGGACGGGATAACCCAACAAACAAGCTCCAACTCCAACTTTTACGAGTCTCTTTGCTGAGCCACAGAATATAAAACTGTTTAGGAGCTCGCTATTATTCCAATACATATAGTCAGCATGGGAACTATGAAAGACAATAACACACAGCAATTATTTCAGGATTGAGACATTCCAAAGATTCAACCAGGCAGCAAGCTCCTAGTCACTGAGCACAAATTctattcctgctgctgcaagaaTATCAATGGAGTGCTGTCCCCAAACCCCCATTATCTGAAAGGGgagcaaagcagaaggaaatactCATCCCACTCTTGCTCCTTCCCTCATCAGAGTTAAGGACAGCAGAGAAGCGTCCCACTCAAGGCAAGAGACTGACTGAGGAATTCTATCAATTCTGTCTACAGTACAGAAACTTCCCACGTGTTTTCCCCTAAGAGGAGCTGCAAACA
This genomic window from Balearica regulorum gibbericeps isolate bBalReg1 chromosome 16, bBalReg1.pri, whole genome shotgun sequence contains:
- the NPEPL1 gene encoding putative aminopeptidase NPEPL1 — its product is MANVQLEFQASAGEADPQSRPLLVLGQLHNLHRLPWAQLRGKLQPRVTEEIWQSALSTLNPNPTDSCPLYLNYATVAALPSRVSRHNSPSAAQFITRLVRNCLPGGVNRCIVMVCERSEVFASACALARAFPLFTHRSSASRRTEKKTVTVEFFLVGQNNGPIEVATLKCLASATEGVRLAARIVDTPCNEMNTDNFLEEIKKVGKDLGITPTIIRDEELRERGFGGIYGVGKAALHPPALAVLSHTPDGATQTIAWVGKGIVYDTGGLSIKGKTTMPGMKRDCGGAAAILGAFKATVKQGFKDNLHAVFCLAENAVGPCATRPDDIHVLYSGKTVEINNTDAEGRLILADGVAYACKDLGADIILDMATLTGAQGIATGKYHAAVLTNNEEWEKACVKAGRNCGDLVHPLVYCPELHFSEFTSAVADMKNSVADRDNTPSSCAGLFIASHIGFDWPGVWVHIDIAAPVHAGERATGYGVALLLSLFGGASEDPLLNMVSPLGCNGDSPTEDMERDSKRRRLV